A region from the Rhodamnia argentea isolate NSW1041297 chromosome 7, ASM2092103v1, whole genome shotgun sequence genome encodes:
- the LOC115733074 gene encoding probable E3 ubiquitin-protein ligase XERICO, with protein MGLSSLPAPSEGMLCVLIVNTALSISIIKGLVRTILHLVGFRLSCLSPSLPDSLIDARSSESFEYRISPSKSYIEQFRNLAPSIRFDAVCGGHKREDRDCSVCLTEFVPESEISKLSCGHIFHRLCLEKWLDYWKITCPLCRKPMMVEEEVSSSCFW; from the coding sequence ATGGGTCTCTCAAGTCTTCCAGCTCCTTCTGAGGGAATGCTCTGTGTTCTCATAGTAAACACCGCCCTGTCCATCTCCATCATCAAAGGTCTTGTCCGCACCATCCTCCACCTCGTTGGGTTCCGTCTCTCCTGCCTCTCCCCATCGTTGCCGGACTCTCTCATCGACGCCCGCTCCTCCGAGTCCTTTGAGTACAGGATAAGCCCGTCCAAGAGCTACATCGAGCAGTTCCGGAACCTGGCCCCGTCCATCCGGTTCGACGCCGTGTGCGGAGGGCACAAGAGGGAGGACCGCGACTGCTCCGTCTGCCTGACCGAGTTTGTGCCTGAGTCGGAGATAAGCAAGCTGTCCTGTGGGCATATCTTCCACAGGCTGTGCCTGGAGAAGTGGCTGGACTATTGGAAGATCACATGCCCACTTTGTCGGAAGCCTATGATGGTGGAAGAGGAGGTTTCTTCCTCATGCTTCTGGTGA
- the LOC115752444 gene encoding uncharacterized protein LOC115752444, producing the protein MKMLGRSALSRAGGFRPDNLGQHALAMIGNLCFTLFVVGVLIFTIIAATYQPEDPLFHPSTKITTFLTSTTNATFKSDDTVVKTGEDFMPANQTVFDNFINVTDVENPVTVSAETMGGNECEGSVGQPIDCRDPEVFHLMMTATIELFKDIHFYRFGKPVAGSNESTCDMAWRFRPKDGKAAAFYKDYRRFVISRSENCTLSIVSIGDYHTGVNARKRKKNQKPGFEKQAAKKGEQTISLPVVGETVNDSLPVVESEGSFKGGKYLIYMGGGDRCKTMNHYLWSFLCALGEAQYLNRTLVMDLSICLSKIYTSSNQDEEGKDFRFYFDFEHLKESASVLDQEQFWADWGKWHKKDNMNLHLVEDFRITPMKLADVKDALIMRKFGSVEPDNYWYRVCEGETESVVKRPWHLLWKSRRLMDIVSSIAAKLNWDYDSVHIERGEKAKNKDLWPNLAADTSPDALISTLKDKVEDGRNLYIATNEPDTSFFDPLKDKYSTHFLHEYKELWDENSEWYSETTKLNKGVPVEFDGYMRVSVDTEVFLRGKKQIETFNDLTNDCKDGINTCNTSAS; encoded by the coding sequence ATGAAAATGTTGGGTCGGTCTGCGCTGTCGCGAGCCGGTGGCTTCCGGCCGGATAATTTGGGCCAGCACGCGTTGGCAATGATAGGCAACCTCTGCTTCACTCTGTTTGTGGTTGGGGTTCTGATTTTCACCATAATCGCCGCGACTTACCAGCCGGAAGATCCCCTCTTCCATCCGTCGACCAAGATCACCACATTCCTCACGTCGACCACCAATGCCACCTTCAAGTCCGATGACACAGTGGTCAAGACCGGCGAGGATTTCATGCCTGCGAATCAGACAGTATTTGATAATTTCATCAATGTGACTGATGTCGAAAACCCAGTGACTGTTTCAGCTGAAACCATGGGTGGAAATGAGTGTGAGGGGAGTGTAGGTCAGCCAATCGATTGCAGGGACCCAGAAGTTTTCCACCTAATGATGACAGCCACGATAGAGCTGTTTAAGGATATACACTTCTACAGGTTTGGGAAGCCTGTTGCGGGATCCAATGAGAGCACCTGCGATATGGCGTGGCGGTTTAGGCCTAAGGATGGGAAGGCGGCTGCTTTTTATAAGGATTACAGGAGGTTCGTGATTTCTAGGTCGGAGAATTGTACGCTTAGTATTGTGAGCATTGGGGATTACCATACGGGTGTCAATGctaggaagaggaagaagaatcaGAAACCTGGGTTTGAGAAGCAAGCAGCAAAGAAAGGGGAGCAGACTATATCGTTGCCCGTTGTTGGGGAAACGGTGAATGACTCACTTCCGGTGGTTGAGTCCGAGGGGTCGTTCAAGGGCGGCAAGTACTTGATCTACATGGGCGGTGGAGATAGATGCAAGACCATGAATCATTATCTCTGGAGCTTCTTGTGTGCCTTGGGCGAGGCCCAGTACTTGAACAGGACTTTGGTCATGGATTTGAGTATTTGCTTGTCTAAAATTTACACGTCGTCGAATcaagatgaagaaggaaaagattttAGGTTCTACTTTGACTTCGAGCACTTGAAGGAGTCTGCATCAGTGTTGGACCAGGAACAGTTCTGGGCGGATTGGGGCAAATGGCACAAGAAAGACAACATGAACCTTCACCTTGTGGAGGACTTCAGGATCACTCCTATGAAGCTAGCAGACGTGAAAGATGCCTTGATAATGAGAAAGTTCGGGTCGGTGGAACCCGATAACTACTGGTATAGGGTATGCGAAGGCGAGACTGAGTCTGTTGTTAAGCGTCCCTGGCATCTATTGTGGAAATCAAGGCGGCTGATGGATATTGTGTCATCAATTGCAGCAAAGTTGAATTGGGATTATGACTCAGTTCATATCGAGAGAGGGGAGAAGGCAAAGAACAAAGACCTGTGGCCGAATCTCGCAGCTGATACCTCTCCTGATGCACTTATCTCAACATTGAAGGACAAAGTCGAAGATGGGAGGAACCTTTACATTGCAACTAATGAACCCGACACCTCCTTCTTCGATCCATTGAAAGATAAGTACTCAACTCATTTCCTTCACGAGTACAAGGAACTTTGGGATGAGAACAGCGAGTGGTATTCCGAGACCACAAAGCTTAATAAAGGCGTCCCTGTTGAGTTCGACGGATACATGCGGGTTTCAGTCGACACTGAAGTTTTCTTGAGGGGTAAAAAGCAGATCGAGACCTTTAACGACCTCACAAACGACTGCAAGGATGGTATTAATACTTGCAACACGTCTGCCAGTTGA